A genomic segment from Solenopsis invicta isolate M01_SB chromosome 5, UNIL_Sinv_3.0, whole genome shotgun sequence encodes:
- the LOC105194730 gene encoding proteasome assembly chaperone 1 — MVSYFGEVIFPSSRAFWDDEDEYESADNTEHFPKLYVHWSKPKPKCLQKLIIIEGDPLIPFVEQCLCSKMEEACIIENEKHKKVSVIYQINKQIYICIVLPQFDTKNAGKFINEINDLLLNLETTTSIICRHISQFQNTNVPEIPSFLRILATKTTNFTKCGIEPLEQPNIVFGVGAGILSYAELLGIPAKSYILYIDSFVLDSKCVEPILQVLTDEIPCKLQQPKFVENSFSKGNLYM; from the exons atggttaGTTATTTTGGAGAAGTAATATTTCCATCGTCACGAGCTTTTTGGGACGATGAGGATGAATACGAATCAGCTGATAATACAGAACATTTTCC GAAATTATATGTTCATTGGTCAAAACCTAAACCAAAATGCTTACAAAAGTTGATCATAATAGAAGGGGATCCATTAATTC catttgTAGAACAGTGTTTGTGTTCCAAAATGGAAGAAGCATGCATcatagaaaatgaaaaacataaaaaagtttcagtcatttatcaaattaataaacaaatatatatatgtatagttttaCCACAATTTGACACAAAAAATGCTGGAAAATTCATAAACGAG ATAAACGATTTGTTACTAAATTTAGAGACTACAACTTCAATAATATGTCGTCATATATCGCAGTTCCAAAATACAAATGTTCCAGAAATTCCTTCATTTTTAAGAATACTAGCTACCAAAACTACCAATTTCACAAAATGTGGGATTGAACCATTGGAACAACCAAATATTGTATTTGGAGTTGGCGCAGGAA tCTTATCTTATGCCGAACTCCTGGGCATACCAGCCAAgtcatatatattgtatatcgaCAGTTTTGTGTTGGATTCCAAATGTGTGGAACCGATTTTACAAGTTTTAACCGATGAAATACCCTGTAAATTACAGCAACCCAAATTTGTGGAAAATTCTTTTAGTAAAGGAAATCTTTacatgtaa
- the LOC120357971 gene encoding uncharacterized protein LOC120357971 → MTESHHPSIAKLKRRENYSTWKIAMESLLQLDGLWKAILKIETNEEKITKARAKIILSVNKSIFVHVLKATTAQEAWKNLQSAFKDLHLRERNCGKPGHAANNCSEKKKEEKDNKPEQKKRRKIKIAPKWHF, encoded by the exons ATGACTGAATCGCATCACCCTTCTATTGCAAAATTGAAAAGACGAGAAAACTATTCAACATGGAAGATCGCCATGGAAAGCTTACTGCAATTGGACGGACTATGGAAAGCGATTCTAAAAATTGAAACCAACGAAGAAAAGATTACGAAGGCAAGAGCAAAAATTATTCTGAGCGTAAACAAGTCAATTTTCGTGCACGTTTTGAAAGCGACAACGGCACAAGAAGCTTGGAAAAATCTCCAATCTGCATTTAAAGATTTGCACTTACGAGAAAG GAATTGTGGCAAACCTGGTCACGCGGCAAATAACTGCAGtgagaagaagaaggaagagaaggacAACAAGCCTGAacagaagaaaagaagaaaaataaaaatagctcCAAAGTGGCATTTCTGA